A single region of the Tissierellales bacterium genome encodes:
- a CDS encoding TatD family hydrolase, translating into MYIDTHCHLDSEKYDEDRAQVIESLKDAGIDYVINPGCNMESSKKSIRLARDNDIIYAAVGVHPHDANELEEDESRFDELKRLAGEGKVVAIGEIGLDYHYDFSPRKVQKKWFEKQVKLAKELNIPIIVHDREAHQDTFEIIAREAADGNLRGVIHSFSGSLEMANEYIKMGFFIGLGGVVTFKNAKKPKEVAENIDLEYLLVETDGPYLTPEPNRGKRNNPAYVRHTANYIANLRGMSPEKLAEITTENAKRLFGI; encoded by the coding sequence ATGTATATAGATACACATTGTCACTTAGATAGTGAAAAGTACGACGAAGATAGAGCACAAGTCATAGAATCATTAAAAGATGCGGGAATAGATTATGTTATAAATCCAGGTTGCAATATGGAATCATCAAAAAAATCTATAAGACTTGCTAGAGACAACGATATCATCTATGCAGCGGTAGGAGTACATCCACACGATGCAAATGAGTTAGAAGAGGATGAATCAAGGTTTGATGAACTCAAACGATTAGCAGGTGAAGGAAAAGTAGTTGCGATAGGAGAAATTGGACTTGATTACCACTATGATTTTTCACCAAGAAAAGTGCAAAAGAAGTGGTTTGAAAAGCAGGTAAAACTTGCAAAAGAATTAAACATTCCTATTATAGTTCATGATAGAGAAGCGCATCAAGATACATTTGAAATAATTGCAAGGGAAGCTGCAGATGGCAATCTTAGAGGTGTGATTCACTCGTTTTCAGGAAGTCTAGAGATGGCAAATGAGTATATCAAAATGGGATTTTTCATAGGACTTGGAGGAGTTGTTACATTTAAGAATGCTAAAAAACCAAAGGAAGTTGCTGAAAATATAGATTTAGAGTATTTGTTGGTTGAAACAGATGGTCCTTATCTGACACCAGAGCCAAATAGAGGCAAGCGAAATAATCCGGCATATGTGAGACATACAGCGAATTATATAGCAAATTTAAGGGGAATGTCGCCCGAAAAATTGGCAGAAATTACTACGGAAAATGCTAAGAGATTGTTTGGAATATAG